One stretch of Wolbachia endosymbiont of Armadillidium arcangelii DNA includes these proteins:
- the der gene encoding ribosome biogenesis GTPase Der: protein MLKIAIIGLPNAGKSTLFNRLIRRKAAVVSDIPGVTRDRREGVGRISDLEFKVIDTGGWNDQTSFSLQVIEQIEFSLLSVDVVFFLVDAKVQNEQNKEFAKWLKRKTNKPVILIANKCESHKSENVDYLQFFNFIGPVYISAEHNLGMVDLYDALAGVIEGFSKGTELPESESIRLRIAIIGRPNVGKSTFLNSLLAENRLIVSSKPGTTRDSVDISYDHNGKLITLIDTAGIRRKANVIDNLESRFVEKSIESIKRSHVVVLMLDSLLGVEQQDLSIAEAAIKGGKGIIIVLNKWDLIGKDDRSKLIKFVKQQEVTRLFLEVPTVTISALKGMRCGDVIDKCLEVSESLNKKISTAKLNKWLIDAVEKHSHPLVKGREIKMKYIAQIGTKPPAFSLICNVPESADENYKRYLTNGLRKNFFVEGVPVRLLLKKNKNPYVK, encoded by the coding sequence ATGCTGAAAATTGCTATAATAGGCCTTCCAAATGCAGGTAAGTCAACTCTTTTTAATAGGCTAATAAGAAGAAAAGCAGCGGTAGTTAGTGACATTCCAGGAGTAACGAGAGATAGACGAGAAGGAGTTGGAAGAATTAGCGATTTGGAGTTTAAAGTCATAGATACAGGAGGATGGAACGATCAAACCAGTTTTTCACTACAAGTTATTGAACAAATAGAGTTTTCTTTATTGAGCGTAGATGTAGTTTTCTTTCTTGTTGATGCAAAAGTGCAAAATGAGCAGAACAAAGAGTTTGCAAAGTGGCTGAAGAGAAAAACGAATAAACCTGTAATACTAATAGCAAACAAATGTGAAAGTCATAAATCGGAAAACGTTGATTATTTGCAGTTTTTCAATTTCATAGGTCCGGTATACATCTCAGCCGAACATAATCTTGGTATGGTTGATCTTTACGATGCATTAGCTGGTGTTATTGAAGGTTTTAGTAAAGGCACTGAGCTGCCTGAAAGTGAGTCCATTAGACTGAGGATTGCGATCATCGGTCGCCCAAACGTTGGAAAATCAACTTTTTTAAACAGTTTACTTGCAGAAAATAGACTAATAGTAAGCTCAAAACCCGGTACCACGCGTGACTCTGTGGATATCTCATACGACCATAATGGAAAACTTATCACTCTCATCGATACTGCGGGAATCCGTAGAAAGGCAAATGTTATTGACAATTTAGAATCAAGATTTGTTGAAAAAAGCATAGAGTCAATAAAGCGCTCTCATGTGGTAGTTTTAATGCTAGACTCCCTGCTTGGCGTTGAGCAGCAGGATTTATCAATTGCTGAAGCTGCAATTAAAGGGGGGAAGGGAATTATCATTGTTTTAAATAAGTGGGATTTAATAGGTAAGGATGACAGAAGTAAGCTAATAAAATTTGTCAAACAACAGGAAGTGACTCGGTTATTTTTGGAAGTGCCAACTGTAACAATTTCTGCGTTGAAAGGTATGCGCTGCGGTGATGTAATAGATAAGTGTCTTGAAGTGAGTGAATCCTTGAACAAGAAGATCAGCACTGCAAAACTGAATAAGTGGCTAATAGATGCTGTGGAAAAACATTCTCACCCACTTGTAAAAGGTAGAGAGATTAAAATGAAGTATATTGCTCAAATTGGCACCAAACCTCCGGCTTTTTCTTTGATATGCAATGTCCCTGAGAGTGCTGATGAAAATTATAAACGTTATTTAACTAATGGTCTTAGAAAAAACTTCTTTGTTGAAGGCGTACCAGTCAGATTACTTTTGAAAAAGAATAAAAATCCCTATGTAAAGTAG
- a CDS encoding ankyrin repeat domain-containing protein has translation MFQADDMKEKVVAIYRTEKGKKVLEILDIMSYFSSKNIPIKMFVDLVGGTEELESAVELLKQYSVINLLQQNPIMLDISEPTQQVIRTILKEENKEEVTLRKALKLFQIGLESDNLDHAISTWHYANGCQELIEEFYMLPSSIVQKLGDCGRYEEACSFGMEQLKVLRLHDETLLYLQYKIGNVLLKQRKFEEALRIYENKTRVHKDVKVFLRYAAEDGNLEAIKFLIENKGADDDVYYGKSLMHCAVRGNNLEVVRFLVEEKEVDSNLANIWGVTPIQHASEQGNLDIVKFLVEKGADFNSMNNSYQTSVHYAAKQSNPSIIEFFVEGGADFMARDSDLKTPLHYAAKGGNLDVVKFLVKKGADVNCADRGGKTPLHWAAYMGDLNIVRSLIKKGANVSAIDKNLMTPLDYAFEKFDPMEPIDCIGGTQLHYAVHFGNVELVQNLLKRVKDDQLHDFINQMTKGGNTALSLAVKVNNKNIIKILDQALQEVPHTSIENVSIAGPSCLGLDNLT, from the coding sequence ATGTTTCAAGCTGATGATATGAAGGAAAAGGTAGTTGCCATATATAGAACAGAAAAGGGAAAGAAAGTGTTGGAAATTTTGGATATAATGTCCTATTTTTCATCTAAAAATATCCCTATTAAAATGTTTGTAGATTTAGTAGGGGGAACAGAGGAACTTGAGTCTGCAGTTGAATTATTAAAACAATATTCAGTAATTAATCTATTACAACAAAATCCAATAATGTTAGATATTAGCGAGCCAACTCAGCAGGTTATAAGAACAATATTAAAGGAAGAAAATAAAGAAGAAGTTACTTTAAGAAAAGCACTCAAGTTATTTCAAATTGGACTGGAATCAGACAATTTAGATCACGCGATTTCTACTTGGCATTATGCTAATGGGTGTCAGGAATTGATTGAGGAATTTTATATGCTTCCAAGTAGTATTGTACAAAAGCTAGGTGATTGCGGTAGATATGAGGAGGCATGTTCGTTTGGAATGGAGCAGTTGAAAGTGTTAAGGTTGCATGATGAAACTCTATTATATTTGCAGTATAAAATAGGTAATGTACTATTGAAGCAAAGAAAGTTTGAAGAGGCTCTGAGAATTTATGAGAATAAAACACGTGTTCATAAGGATGTTAAAGTTTTTTTACGCTATGCTGCTGAAGATGGTAATCTTGAAGCAATAAAATTCCTTATAGAAAACAAAGGTGCTGACGACGATGTTTATTATGGTAAAAGCCTTATGCACTGCGCTGTTCGAGGCAATAATCTTGAAGTAGTGAGGTTCCTTGTAGAAGAGAAAGAAGTGGACTCTAATTTAGCTAATATTTGGGGCGTCACTCCTATTCAACATGCATCTGAGCAAGGCAATTTAGATATAGTAAAATTTCTGGTAGAAAAAGGAGCTGATTTTAATTCTATGAACAATAGTTATCAGACCTCTGTTCATTATGCAGCTAAACAGAGTAATCCAAGCATAATAGAGTTTTTTGTAGAGGGAGGGGCTGACTTTATGGCACGTGATAGTGATCTTAAGACTCCTTTACATTATGCTGCTAAAGGGGGTAATTTGGATGTAGTAAAGTTTCTAGTGAAAAAAGGAGCTGATGTTAACTGTGCTGATAGAGGTGGTAAAACTCCTTTACATTGGGCTGCTTATATGGGTGATTTGAATATAGTAAGGTCTCTTATCAAAAAAGGTGCGAATGTTAGTGCTATCGATAAAAATCTTATGACACCTCTAGATTATGCCTTTGAAAAGTTTGATCCAATGGAGCCTATTGATTGCATAGGAGGTACACAACTACACTATGCTGTCCACTTTGGTAATGTCGAATTAGTTCAAAATTTGCTAAAACGTGTAAAAGATGATCAATTACATGACTTCATTAATCAAATGACAAAAGGAGGTAATACAGCACTAAGTTTAGCAGTGAAAGTAAATAATAAAAATATTATAAAAATATTGGACCAGGCTTTACAAGAGGTACCACATACTAGCATAGAAAACGTAAGTATAGCGGGTCCAAGTTGTTTAGGTTTGGATAACCTTACTTAA
- a CDS encoding disulfide bond formation protein B: MSDINNSSTIFLLSSAVALIFAYVLEYFFNMLPCELCMYERVVYYVTGLLAVVYMLKGNKILIYAMFCSYLIGAIISFYHVGLELHLFHDVLGCTEQASGNVSVEELRNNLLNPNYSPSCDRPHYIFGISLATWNLIYLIVALFVSGKMYCKERNLRHNWCKK; this comes from the coding sequence ATGTCAGATATAAATAACAGTTCTACAATTTTTCTCTTATCAAGTGCTGTTGCTTTAATTTTTGCATATGTGCTGGAGTATTTTTTCAATATGCTACCGTGCGAGTTATGTATGTACGAGCGAGTAGTTTACTATGTTACAGGATTACTTGCAGTAGTGTATATGCTAAAAGGCAACAAAATTCTAATCTATGCGATGTTTTGCAGCTATCTCATTGGTGCGATAATATCTTTTTATCATGTAGGTCTTGAGCTTCACTTATTTCATGATGTTTTAGGCTGTACAGAGCAAGCAAGTGGCAATGTCAGTGTAGAAGAGCTAAGAAATAATCTGTTGAACCCTAATTACTCTCCATCTTGTGACAGACCTCATTATATTTTTGGAATTTCCTTAGCAACATGGAATCTTATTTACCTTATAGTAGCCCTGTTTGTATCAGGTAAGATGTATTGTAAAGAAAGAAATTTAAGGCACAATTGGTGCAAAAAATAG